The Denticeps clupeoides unplaced genomic scaffold, fDenClu1.1, whole genome shotgun sequence genome contains the following window.
ATTCAGGCGTAGAGGAAGGCCAGCTCCCAAAAGGATTTTGTTTGCGCTTGACCCCCAAGGTCCACCAGGTTGGGATGACTGACCACCACCTGCAGTTTGTCCCCCTCGCCCAAGAACAAGGTGATTTGGCTGTGAATGGTCTTCATCCACACGTCCGTGTTGGGGACGGTGTCCATGGCGGTCAGGATTGTCACGTTGCGCCCAGGCTGGTAACGGACCAACTGCTTCTTCACCTCGTTCTTCAGGACGATGAAGCTGTCTGGGTGGTCGAGGTGCGGCGTGCTTCGGTAGGTAATCTGCAGGTTGATGGCGTACAGGCCGCTCACCGGGATGATGACGGCACACTCGCTTTTGTTGTACATGTCGTGGGACCACTCCGATGATGGCAGGACGTTCCAAGGCAGAGGGCTGTTGCCGGGCAGCTTTGTGCCACTGGCCATCGCCACTAGAACAGAACAAGACGGCAGCAAGTTGTGAGCATGAAGGAAGAAACGTGAGGTCACTTGCATTGTGCAAGCGACATCACGTGACCCTCACTTCTGCTTCCTTGACCACATCAAAGGAATCGGCAGCTAATGAATTTACGTCAATACGCAGCGTATTTAAACCTCATTAACCTCATAATTCCTTTTAAGCGGTAATGGGTGTTGACCTCATGACCACCTCAACATCATTGTTCAGTTCTTCAGATCATTCTAGAACCCgttttgtcctgctgaaagaggacaCCGCCATCAGGGACCACCGTTTAGGTAGGCGGTAAATTACAAAATCCACAGAACATTCACCAAAACCTCCAATCTTGGTGCTATTTTAATGAATCTGTGCCACCCAACTGGATCAGCAAGTTGGAGCATTTTATTTGGAGATGTTAGGACCTTCAAAGACCCCCACGTTACCTACAGAGACATGCTGTCACAGCTCTCACATCTCATAGAACATCTAGACCATCAGCCGACCGATGCTGGTCCCACAACCCGACCTCTGCCGAAAAAGCCCCAGTCTCCTGCTCCACGGCATTTGGACCAGGACCTGGCGCGGTCTCCTCGGCGTCTCCGTTTCAGCCCTTACCTGAGAGGCGGGCGAAGGGCTTGTGCTGATCTCCACCCGTCTGCCTGGTGCCAGGGAACTCCCGCTGCTCCTGATCTTCATGTGCACTTTGCACTTTAAAaggagaatatatatatatacatttatagcaGCCGCAATAATCACTACTTATTACAAACCGTGATAATGAAAAACCAGTAATAATTACCAGACTCCACGTTTAACACCTGCAAACAGAAGATATGAATTTAATAACTGTGCTTCTCAGCGAGCATCATATTTTCCTCCTGCAGCCATGCCTGGTCACTTTTGCACGCTTATTTGCTCTATTTGCACGTCTGCAACGCCCTGATCAGAACTTCAGATCTGCTCAAATCCCCATATTACCCAGCTGCATGTGCTCACTTGTCTCTTTCTTTACTGTacacagggacagtggtggcaaCCAATCACGACAAACAAGGCtgcaggttgcaggttcgagtcCTGACCCGCCAGGGCACCACTGAGGTCTGGATCTGGTAAAAATATCAACTTTCTCCCAGGGCCCCAATTCACTTATTACAATTAAAATGGAGGATGTAATAACAGAAAGGTGGATATAATAAACTGCCCGGTTTTTAGGTGGGCGTGGTCCCCCAAAAGAGGAGACGAGAAGTGATGATGCTGCTGGTAATAAGGTTATTGTAGTAATATTTACCTCTCGCTGGGTTCGAaccagcagcagcgccagcgtCGCGCCGGCCAGCAGCAGGAAGCCGCCGGCGACAAGCGACACGCACGCCCGGCGCTCCGCGGAGCCGCGCTGTGGTGGCGGGGGCTTCACCAGCGGCTGCTCGCACTGCACGTCCGTCAGCGCCGACATGTCGTCAGAATGCGCGCTCCCGGCGCGACGCCCCGCCTATTTATCGGCGCCGGTGGGAGGGGCCGAGACACGCGCCACCGTGGCGGAGCAGCATGCAGGCTGCTGAATGGTCCtactgtgtttaaccatcaccctgcagggattcgaaccggcaacccgccaggccaccagaTGAGTACCTTGCATGTCTGGACTCATCATGGTCCAGACTCTGAGGACCCTTCATGGTCCAGACTCAGAGGACCCTTCATGGTCCAGACTCTGAGGACCCTTCATGGTCCAGACTCTGAGGACCCTTCATGGTCCAGACTCAGAGGACCCTCAactgtatttatccatcaccctgcagggattcgaaccggcaacacaCCAGACCACCAGATGAGTACCTTGCATGTCTGGACTCATCATGGTCCAGACTCTGAGGACCCTCAactgtatttatccatcaccctgcagggattcaaaccggcaacacACCAGACCACCAGATGAGTACCTTGCATGTCTGGACTCATCATGGTCCAGACTCTGAGGACCCTTCATGGTCTAGACTCTGAGGACCTTTCATGGTCCAGACTCTGAGGACCCTTCATGGTCCAGACTCTGAGGACCCTTCATGGTCCAGACTCTGAGGACCCTTCATGGTCCAGACTCTGAGGACCCTCAGGTGTTCCAGGGTACACCGTGCTGGATATTATACCAGGAATGTTCCAGCAGCCCCTTCCATGCTTAGTTCTGGTGTTCTGGATTTGGCTCGTGTTGTCATGCTCGTTGCTCATTAAAAGAGGGTTAGTCTGCCTGTCCAGTTTCTGTCTGGTTTGGTATTGGTCACGTGACCCACGTCAGGTTGCCTCTGACGCCCCCTATTGGCCAGTACGTGCTCCAGGAAAAGAGACACTTCCTCAGAATGAACAGAATGGACCGTGTTTTATTGAATCGTGAATTCTGTACAAAGATACATGGTATCAACTCGTACGTTCACGCCCTGGAGGACGTCCAGTAAACTAGTGAAACCACCAACCGTCTGTACATCTTCATCATCTTATTTACAGAAACGCTCGCAGAGTCTATTTACAACAATGTCCTTCTTCTATTATGCTTCGTATGGTCAGAAGAAGACGCGATGGTCTTTCATGGCTGTAAACAGTCAGGTGATGGATCTCCTCCATCAGAGAAAGCCTGTACAGATTTCCGACCAGTCTGATCAGACCACATCCGAGCTACGGAGAGGAATGTGTCTCgcggataaaaaaaattgggacAGGACCAGAACACCGGAACAGCAATAAAAAAGTGTAAGTGTCTTCATCTCATGGAGGATAAGTAGAGGCCGTTTGGTACAGAGCTGTCAGTCTGGATGTTGATGGAGCTGAGAGGTGGTGAGAAGTTCGAGAACCTACACCATGACTGTAAAGTTCAGATGGTCAGTCCAGGTTCCTCCAAGGACATGGACAATGAATAAGGACGATAAAGTAAAATGGTGTCCTGCATGATATAAGGCCATGACCAGGTGGGCCTATCTGGCTGGATTCTTCACTCAAGACCTTGTAGACGTTGTTCCCTCTGCATGTTCAGCCAGGATCGTTCCTCAAGGTTCCTCGGTTTCTCACACCTTATACATGTTTGCCGAGGCGCTGAGTGCCAGTTGGCCATTGGTCGCCACCGGGCACTGCTCCTCCTCGAGGAGCCCTGAGGGATCAGCATTGGGGATGCTGTCATGGTAGCTGCTGAAGCTGATGTTGTCCTCCTTCAGCTCGATGGTCCAGAAGGGCGCGTTGAGCTTGCGGTTGCGGTACTCGCGGTAGGTGTAGACGGCGCCCACGAACCCCATCAGGAGCACCACCACCGCGATGATGACGGCCAGAAGGATCACATTGAACTGGGTCCAGGACACCACCGACAGGGCCGCCGCGGTGGAGTTGCGGGTGGGgcttcccaggctggtgagcAGGGCCCGCGTGGCCGGGGTGGAGCCGGCGCCGGTGGAGTTTCGGATGGTGGAGGACGTGGGCGGACCTGCCGGGCTCGTTCTCGCCTCCGCCGTGGTGGATGGAACC
Protein-coding sequences here:
- the LOC114773291 gene encoding uncharacterized protein LOC114773291 yields the protein MSALTDVQCEQPLVKPPPPQRGSAERRACVSLVAGGFLLLAGATLALLLVRTQREVLNVESVQSAHEDQEQREFPGTRQTGGDQHKPFARLSVAMASGTKLPGNSPLPWNVLPSSEWSHDMYNKSECAVIIPVSGLYAINLQITYRSTPHLDHPDSFIVLKNEVKKQLVRYQPGRNVTILTAMDTVPNTDVWMKTIHSQITLFLGEGDKLQVVVSHPNLVDLGGQAQTKSFWELAFLYA